The sequence ACCAggcaactcctggcaacatccaacagcccacacagtgtgccatcttcgcaattttcctcacatggcttgggttaacccgaggctatggtaacattcactcaccaatgttgaatcaccgtcaagaggaatcgaactctggtctcccgcacagagtacgagagctataatcACTAATCTGCACCAAACTTTTCGTTATCAAGCTCTAAGATTATTCAATGCACTCCCTGAACATATTAGAGACATGTCTCAATGGTCACTTGAGTCGTTTAAAAGAACATTAAATAAGTTCCTGAGTTCCTTGTCTGAGAAACTTCTATACCAGGAAAACCCTCACCCTGTAAAAACAGCATACCTTTCAAGAGAAAATAGTTTACTCTTTCTCTTTAGAGATCGAGATGATGAAGTTGCAGCTGACGCAGGTCGTACACGACAGACGTGAAGGGTTACATCCTCAAaagctaataataataataataataataataataataataataataataataataataataataataataataataataataataataataataataataataataataataataataaatatttaaagtggctagcccagaaaatcacaaaaacctatagttagtggattgtttccactgggggccactagaacaaaaaagaaacaaaaaatgataaaccttagactgcctcagctcaatcaaacatagtaacatttataatctgtgaaaattgaaaagaaaaaagaataaaaaacaaaaattaaaaagttaaaaagtgatctccattagaatttgccaagtacattagagatggaagtcttaaacgaaagcagacttccatcagaGGTAACTTGGTCTgaaagattattccacacttttgcagctctaaatgggaaggcttttttgccaaattctgtGTTGaacaagggaagtgtgaacctgttttatgaagctcctcttgtttgatgattatgacagttttttgtcaaaaggaattttgagcgcatgtaatcaggagcaatgtgatttatggctttgaaaactaatatggcatcgtttttgatgagtaaattattcattgaatattccctctctttcccaagaaaggtacggacacattttaatcgtttttctagttttccaaatctaccttgggtggcacaagcccatgccgaggagcagtagttgaaatatggcatgacaagtgcattaattaaaaggttttttgtgtgaggtgttaaacaggatgcaatggctctaattttagaatatagtatttttcaatttatgtcattaatgtgcttttcccattgcattttttgatcaaatgttaccccaagatatttaactttttcgctcctcttcaaaggaatacccatatagttgatagttttgttctcaactttttttaactggctgtggttgccgaaaaagattgtttcagttttgtccgtattaatagtcattttgttattattcagccagaggtcgacttgcgaaagttctaactcgacctgggagacaagggtatccaagtttttatgagacgaaataattattttatcatctgcatatagatggtggtggtttgaattgatgacagattttaagtcatcaatatacaaaagaaagagcaggggccccaacacagatccctgcggcaccccaaaagcgtcttcatgaagcagatctgatcctgtgtcgtttacaagagtcagctgcattcggcccgttaagtaggactcgaaccagtcaaaggcagcatctctgatgccaaaacaccatagtttttttaacaaaattttatgatcaacagtgtcaaaagcttttttaaggtcaatgagcacagcacaaacaaagttatgttggtcgagctcagtaagaataaaatcagagacatcgactactgcagtttctgtggaaaagagttttcgaaatccagactgtctgtcattcaggaagttgtgctcagaaataaaatgagacattgctcatgcactaactttttaaaaattttcataggaattggcaaaatggagataggccgataattagtaggatctgttttattgccacttttaaaaataggcgagacccttttagtcttccaacatttaggtacataaccagtaaataaagatttgttgaaaagacttgataaataaatacttaaaactgacgaacctgcttttagcagtcgtgaaccaattccgtccaagcctgtagctttattaagttttagtgaactaattattttttcgacacttttggtctcaatacaagcccaccgaaaatcgtgtccgctaacaggtggattaacattagaaATGTCAGAAGAAgatttagaggctagtttggcaccaacactgacaaaaaatgaattgaatgtgttggaaattttttttgggtgagaagtatctgtaccatcgttttggactactcgttttatcgaggtagtattgcctgacttatcaggaaccagtttttttagggttttccaaagtttttttggccgtttttgaaagtcctgcaaaacgtcattatagtactcgtttttaattcgatttttgagacctattacctggttccttttttgtttgaaagcttcccagtctatgatggattttgtttttgatgctttccgtttcaagaagtctctttctttgatggctattattaattcatcagtgacccatggctcaacacggccagaaaatctatgtgttttaaaaggggcatgtttgtcagccactgttttaacatttttattcagtttctcacatgcttcatcaaggtgatcataattattaaaatatgaccagtctaaattcctgaggtccttcagaaaagcctcttcactgaagttcttgaagctacgaaccttgcatgttttaggttcaaattttggcctttcgaattttctgatcacttaaactaaattgtgatcactgatgcctaaatccatgacaccagttttagaaatacaagaactgttagaaagtatcaagtctataagagtgctactattttcagtaacacgagttggctccgtaatatgttgttttaggaaaagagtggagcataattcctttattttggaggaaagagcgtattttgaaagcatgttatagttaaaatctcccaagataaaaacttctttttcttttgggagcttgttaaaacactgtttaaaatgagtacacaggttttcggtactctgcaaatcactaccttCAGGTAgcctgtaaaccccacacacgtaaataggtttagtttttttcaggcacactttcacccatagtgattcaacattttcgaagtaaaggtgtttcaaaaggtggctatccaagttttcattaacaaaaattagaacacccccacctcgtctatttcgatcattcctataacaaacatagccatcaattttaacgtcattgtcagtgatggtgtcatcaatttttctagtcgactcatttcgttgttgttgggtgagctacttttgaacgaaggttttgtattgctcaaaaatacaacgaacacaaaaatcagttttagcgtaaatgtggggtttcctacctgagtaaagttattatagagagatcattctacggttatgtgctcttccaaaactatgtttgaaggatctgaggcaagcccatttccttacgatgttacacagaaggagcagcaggaacccacaacacagcaaagctaccatattagatgatagatggataaaaaactgactgggataaaaacaatttataaacaaaaacaatgatgatgatgattttgaGATAACAAGACAGCAAGCTGTGATGATGGAACTGGTCTAACGACCCTTGAAGTTAaaattgtagaggttacaccctctaaaGATCAAAACGCAatgcaagatctccctttttgcaaggataaTCTGTAGATTCAAGGTAATTGAACCAAACAACCCTCTCTACACAATACAATACGTACAACTAACGGTCGGTACACAAAAACTGACAACATGAAAACAGAAGACAGACATAACgacaacaatacaacaaagaatttactataaaaacaaataaataaatataaaactataaatatgaGTAGACAACCACCCgagcgccagaacttgtgaacctggcagtagctttccacatgtgttacgggatcccaacactcagccttacacgggTAGTTGTCGCTTTGGACCAGCCATTTGCTTCGGACCAGCCGTAAgtcaggaccagcctgaagACAGTGGAGTAATGAACGTGGATGTAAAGTCACGGAAACAAGAAAGATAGAAATGAAAACCCCTTATATAGCTTCTTCGTAACATCAGGTATAGcaggatcgttaaccctgtagacTAAGTGAGCCAACTTAGCCTCCCTACAGAAGTGGGGTTataagtggggtcgttacacccaaagacaaggcaattgccaagcccccttgctaagcttcttataATTGCTTTCTAGGAAAGCGGCGAGTGAGCGAACTCGTGAGTAACTGTATGTAAAACATACAGCAGGGGTAATTTCAAACAACTAGGAAAAAGAGATCCCTCCCCATTTTAATATAATGTACTCCCGTTTTAGTGCGAATTCAcactatttaaattttgacaaaaaatagcACATACAcacttacaaaacaacaaattaaagaaatgaaaagatataaatgaagtaaagaaggcagtacaatatataataaattaaaaaggacttagctgtcaaagcaggagctcttcaagctttggtcttcttttttctttcttcgattTAGCGCGCCAAGACCGGAGCGTTTTAGATACGTCCGACCTCAACGAGAGCTAAGCACAGAATGTATCAATTAGTGAGTAGTGTAACTGTTCTGCCCAATAGACGGATTCGCGTGACgtcatttgtttatgttttttagctACGCAATGCGCATGCGTAAATCACTGGAGTCAAAACAAAGTGGATCGCGGCCATTTTGGTTGCTGTTTTGGCTTGAAAACTGTGCTGGCTGGGCAAGagagaaagaaaatatttatatttttggagATTATATCGAAGATGCCTAGTACCTGTTGTGCTGTAGGATGTACGAATAGAAAAACTGAGGAAAGTAGCTTACATTTTTATCGAATTCCTCCACCTTCAAATCCTGAAAGAAGGCAGAAATGGATAGTAGCAGTTGGAAGAAAAGATTGGCACGAACTTCAAATCAACAATGCTAGGTTGTGTAGTGAACACTTTATTTCTGGCAACAAATCTGAAAATAAACTTGATCCAGATTATATTCCAACACGATTCTTTCATTTGGAATCCAATGAAAGAACATtccatcagaaaaaaaaaaagatttgaacGTATCTCTAAACGTCGCGAAGTTAAAGAATCCACTTCTTCTACTAGCAGCACACTCCAGAATGAGAATGAATTTATTGATGCTGTTGAACCtgattttgttgattttaaaaatttatttgaacTAGAAAAAAGCAAGACCAATGACTTAGCTGCTCAACTGGAAAAGGTACgcaaagaaatggaaacagttcaAGCAGACGTGGATTCAAAGAAGAAACTCATCATTCAATGCCACAATGACTCAATTAGATTGACCCAAAATAATcgaaatttgaaaaagaaactcAAGAAATTAAAATCTGAATCGTTTGGTTATGAAAGTATAAAGTCCAATCCAAAAAAACACCTCTTTTATACTGGCATTATAAGAGACATATTTCAATTGCTTTTCAAGCATTCGAAGTTACctataatttcaaaaaagttgCAATCTGAAGATCACCTCCTACTGGTTTTGATGAAGTTGAGACTTGGTatcaaaaataaagatttggCATACAGGTTCAAAGTTGCTGAATCTGTGGTATCTAAAATCCTTCGCACATTGTTGCCtgttttttcaaagtttatgttgaacaattttttttcatggcCTGAAAAAGAAGCTCTTCGATAGAATTTACCTGAATGCTTTCGCAAAAAGTATACCAGATGTGTGTGTATTATCGACTGCACTGAGATTTTTACAGAACGTCCTTTGGGATTAAATGCAAGAGCACAAACATGGTCTAACTATAAAAATCACAACACCATAAAATATCTTGTTGCTTGCTCACCAACTGGAGCTGTCACTTTTATGTCTGGAGGATGGGGTGGTCGAGTTTCAGACAAGGAGATAACCGTAAAATGTGGGTTTCTTGATTTGATTGAACATGGGGTTTTACTGTTATGGAGGAAGTAGCTACAATGGGTGGTATATTAGAGATTCCTTCATTTACCAAGGGGAAATCACAGTTGTCAGGTGGAGAGGTTGACCACAGTCGTCAAATCGCCAATGTGCGTATTCACATTGAAAGAGTTATAGGGAGAATGAGAAAATTTAATATCTTGAATACGCTCATACCGCTAACTCAAGTTGATCTACTGGATGATATTATGGTTTGTGTAGCTGGATTGGTTAATGTGAGTCCAAAAATAGTGGCATAATAATTTTAGTATCTTCTTTTGTGAAAGTAGTCAAGATTTTCCATAAGCATTTCATTggtatttgtttatttgatagtttttttttttttaagtttcatgTCACACAAGAGATTCAGATTTACTTAGGGAAAAACAAATGTTTCtacataataaagaataacacaatTTTCTTTTACATGCAACTCGATTAGTGTCCttatttcaatattaaagaatattacATATTGATAATACGGCATGGAATTTAAATATGTAAACATGGTCAGAGCTTTTCCTAAGAATATCACCAAAATCTACTCTCCTTCatttactttgtttatttttggtaATCTTTTTGCCTTTTGGTCCTACACAATCAGGACAAAACCATTGTTTATTTACTTGAGGTGTCCTGAGTACGTTGACACATGCATAGTGAAACCATGTAATTTTACATTCAGTATTATCACAAGCGATCATTGGCTTAAAACAGGGACGTTACTCTGAttaattagttttaatttttatgtttttaaacattCTATTTAATAGTGAAAGAAATGAGCAATATGAGCAatacaaatcattttttatcttATGTTTCTTACCCCGACATACAAGTACAATTGGCACTTAATATCCATCCACTTTTGTGTATGCAAACCCAAACTTCATAGAGAACTTCTTTCTGGCCTTGTCGTTGACTGGGTAAAACTTTAGTtttgcaaaagaaaaattttggtGTTCAATCTTGTGAATATAAACTTGATGTACGTGTCCCGAAACAAAAAAGTTGTACGATTCAAGGGATTTGTAAGCTTACATTTTGTCTTTTGTGAATTCACTTGGCGTTTCAATGAGATAGTTCCAAATATCAGGGTAACAAACATCAGGCAGCTGTTTAACATCAGTGGTCCAGTTACCTTCCTCTATGTTGAAAGGGTCTTCTAAAAGAACCTCATTTTCgagtgtcaatttttttttataatgcaaACGATCTTCTTCTAAGATTAGTGTTTTAAAATACGGGGATTCTTTTTTCCATATTTCAATCATCTTCAATCACACTCTAATCCAAAAGGCgggaattttcttcttttttttgcttCTCGAAAcatagttgttttttttttgaaaaacgtgAGCATTTTTTAGACTCACGTGCACATTCAACTTTGAAGTGGAAAATGATTGGttcctagaaaaaaaaaatcgcaaTCATGTTTGACTCGATACCCCACACCTTTTCGTTGCAACCAATCAAAAGATACTATAAAGAGAAAATGATATTGTTATACGTAGCCATAatgattgtttttatatttttctgaaacCTTCGTCTTTACAATCCAgttgaaaaaaaacagaatcaaaacattaaatttattaTAGAAGATACAAGTCAGAGGGAAAACAAGcttgttatttattttagtatATCTGAGAACAAGGAAGAAGCAATTATTTATGCATTTCACAGCAAATCGCGGTTTGTTTTGACTCCAGTCCGCGTTGAGGCCTGGTAATGACAACAATGTGACGTCACACAGAAATAGGTCTATCTTAGGACACTtcccaatctttggacataaagATGTCCAGTCTAATACTGGGCAGGGTGCCACAAGATTGGGCATGAGACCATGTTTGGCCCATCTTCAGGcgccttttagattttaaagaacGGGTGTAACACATAAGCTCTGTTGTTTGCAAGacccaacaaacattctcagaCACATTAGAAAAATCATATTTAAGGTATGTACGCAAAAAAGGAATTTGACTGTATTGTTGATATGACCAGGCCAGTTTTTGGACATAGTAAAGCTAGCTAGCACGTATATATAGGATTTTTATACAGTAAGAAAAtcatttacaaagaggtggctagccaccgcaatgatgaactcaacctgttaggtcttttgaaataagctagaggttgtattcctctagagaaaatgcctctaaaagcacaattctccctttttacaaggaattaattaaaaattataaaaaaataaaaaggacacaagacatttgaaaagatgaacagaactttaaccaagggcaggtaggttttaACCCGTATTTCTGAACCtgagtaccctggatgtctggCTGGGTCACCTCCAAAAGATCCACGGACGATCCTCAGCAGAAattagacatccctatcttcctaaagtaaactttgaccacttcctgttcaactgtgctaatctttgtttttaactcaggtaataatcAAGACAGTTACAGTCatctgttaaaaaaattgttaacataactatcaaAATTATGGAATATGTGAACAAGAGATAAATAACTTatcctaagattacttaaatgAGCATTGTATCATAAGTGGAGTCGTAAGACATTGTATCATAAGTGGAGTcgctctccaaagacaagatcatgtgtgatcaagccaccccccccccccccccccccctgctatttttttttatttttaactggggtaataagtggagttgtcactctccaaagacaagacctagtatgatcaaacccccttgctaacttaatttttattcgaTTTTGTAGTAgccaaattttgaaaataaaatgtttaaatataaaGAATCAGATAAatcgtattcaaccatattGTTAATTAACTAGCTAGCTGGTAACTTGATTGGATCACAGGCGCGGATTTAGACTAGGTCAACCCTGTCACGCGACCTAGTAAAAAAATGCCGAGGATTGAAATCGAATTCTGTCGAATTTACCCGGAATCTGAAGATCGAAATATTTCTCCTTGTTTTCTCATAACGCGAATTGGATCAACCTATGTTGACCTGACCTGTGTtagccagtcttggctctaggttatcccgcgAGGCTTTTACCGTCGACTAGAATCAAACCTATGTGGGCCCGACCTATTTTGagtcagaaattttgaagtcagcccagtcttggctctaggttatcccg is a genomic window of Hydractinia symbiolongicarpus strain clone_291-10 chromosome 14, HSymV2.1, whole genome shotgun sequence containing:
- the LOC130625752 gene encoding THAP domain-containing protein 11-like, translated to MPSTCCAVGCTNRKTEESSLHFYRIPPPSNPERRQKWIVAVGRKDWHELQINNARLCSEHFISGNKSENKLDPDYIPTRFFHLESNERTFHQKKKKI
- the LOC130625139 gene encoding uncharacterized protein LOC130625139; the encoded protein is METVQADVDSKKKLIIQCHNDSIRLTQNNRNLKKKLKKLKSESFGYESIKSNPKKHLFYTGIIRDIFQLLFKHSKLPIISKKLQSEDHLLLVLMKLRLGIKNKDLAYRFKVAESVNLPECFRKKYTRCVCIIDCTEIFTERPLGLNARAQTWSNYKNHNTIKYLVACSPTGAVTFMSGGWGGRVSDKEITVKCGFLDLIEHGVLLLWRK